The nucleotide window CAGATCAAACTGGGGCTGATTGACAAGAGCTGGCCGTTGTCGCCGCGGGATCCGCGCGTGGTGCCTTGGGAAAAAGTGCGCGACAAGGCATGGGAGGCCAATCGCATGGCGACTTACGCCGCGATGGTCGAACACCTGGACGACGGCGTCGGGCGCATCGTCGCGGCGCTGAAGGCGGCGCACATCGACCAAAACACGCTGGTCCTCTTCCTCTCGGACAACGGTGCCTGCGCGGAGATTGTGGAACCGGGCTGGTATGACGTGCCCAGCCGCACACGGGACGGCCAGCCCGTCAAGGTGGGCAACGCCAATCACACGGTCTTCGCGGGCCCGAACGATGTCTGGCAAAGTTATGGCATCCCGTGGGCCAATGTGAGCGACACACCATTCCTGCTCTACAAGCATTTCACGCACGAGGGCGGCATCTCGACACCGTTCATCGCGCGCTGGCCGGCGGTCATCAAGGACCACGGTCGCAAGACCCGTGAGGTCGGCCACGTCACCGACATCATGGCCACGTTGGTGGACGTGGCGGGCGCGCAGCATCCGGACGAAGTGGACGGCCGGCCGATTCTGCCGCTCGAAGGAGAAAGTCTGCTGCCGATTTTTGCGGGCCGGACGCGCCCAAGCCTCCATCCCATTTTCTGGGAGCACGAGGGCAACCGCGCCGTCCGGCAAGGCCCGTGGAAACTGGTCGCCCGGCACAACCAACCCTGGGAATTATACAACGTCGAGACGGACCGCACGGAGCACCACAATCTCGCGGCGCAAGAACCGGAACGCGTCCAGGCCATGGCCGCATTGTATGAGGCGTGGGCCAAACGCTGCCACGTGGTGCCGCCCGAGCAGCTCCCGCGCGAGCGGCCAATTCCCGCCGCCGGCACGTAATGCGGCGCCGCCGCTGCCCGGTTACCCCGCTTCGAGCCCGCCGCTCCGGTTCGGGCGCGGATTGACGCTGGACTCGCTGGACCTCGCGGAGTAGAAGGTCTCCATGGTCGCGGAACCTCATTCCGTTGATGTCCGGGCCGTGCGTCCCACCACCGGTGCCTCGGCGCCGCACCCGCGGCGCAACACACGTGTGAACCGGAGAGCAGACACCGCTTTCACTTTCACCGAAAGCCAAACTGGCTAGGCCGATATGACCATCACTCCCATGCTCGCCCACGGTGGCCCTCTGACGCTGATAGCTTTGGGAGCGTTTGGTGGAGGCGGTGCGTGCATTATTGCAGGAGCAGTTCTTTTTCGTTCAGCTTCTGCCGGGAGTCGAGATCGCCGGACTGGCGTTATTCTTTGTGCAGTTGGTTTTGTGCTGATTACGGCTCTCTTTGTTTTTTGGAAGGCACTATACGATAATTTGAGCTAGCCACCATGAGTTCACACGACAAACGGCCAACGAACCAAGATAGCTTTGGCCGGAGGGGGCAGCGGGGGCGGAGCGCCAAAGCTATCAGCGGTTGAACGAGCCCGGCAAATTTCCCGCAGACTTCCCGCCTCCTTGCCTTTTCCTTTTGCCGACGGTCCGCTCCCCAGTCAACTGTTCAGGTCACCGGCCCGCCACCCCAGCGCGGCTGGATTGGCGCTGGACGGACGGGGCCGGGCGGAGTAGATAGGTCTGCATGGTGGCTGCCGTTCGTCGCTGCGTTGTCTGGGGCGTGTGCCCCACAACCTGTGGCCCGGCACCGCTCGCACGGCGCAACTCACGTGTGCACCGGAAAACAAACACCTCTTCCACTTTCAACCAAAGCCATACCGGCTAGGCGCTTGGCGAAAGGAGCAATACATGCAAAGCATCCTACACTACCTTCTGTTCTTCGCAGCCGTCTTTGCCATCGTGCTGGTGGGCATGTTTATTTATATCAAGTTCGCCCATGGGCGTGTGCTGCCAAGCCCTGACGAGCAGCGCAAGAAGGCCAAGTATATGGAGGGGGCTCCCTCTGGCTTGAACGGTTCTGAAGGTTTGTAGTTTTGCAAGAATTTGTCCGGCCCACATTACGCGCATGAAGATTGTCATGATTTTTTGTGCCCTTCGGGCTTCAAAATGGGTAAAGGCCCACGAGATTTGCCCGCCGACCGGCCGAAATCTTTGGCCGAGTTGCACAAGCGGGGATTGATCACGGAGGAGGAGTTTCAGTCCAAGCGCAAGTCACTGCTTGGTGAGCTTTGAATCGTTTGCAGCC belongs to Verrucomicrobiia bacterium and includes:
- a CDS encoding arylsulfatase — translated: MNLPSSFGPARLATRLALLLGAFAILGATARAKTRASRPNIVLILADDLGYSDLGCFGSEISTPNIDRLAAGGLQMTQFYTTPRCCPTRAALLIGVYPQQAGIGGMMEDRGLPGYRGELSHNCLTIAEELRRANYHTSMVGKWHVSHIHFEGKTQLNFESNVPFWDYQDGWPLQRGFQDYFGTIHGVCSYFDPFSLVRGNTPIRAEGTNFYYTDVITDHAVADIEKNADGDQPFFLYVAYTAPHWPLQAPEADIEKNRQRYLVGWDVIRTNRYQRQIKLGLIDKSWPLSPRDPRVVPWEKVRDKAWEANRMATYAAMVEHLDDGVGRIVAALKAAHIDQNTLVLFLSDNGACAEIVEPGWYDVPSRTRDGQPVKVGNANHTVFAGPNDVWQSYGIPWANVSDTPFLLYKHFTHEGGISTPFIARWPAVIKDHGRKTREVGHVTDIMATLVDVAGAQHPDEVDGRPILPLEGESLLPIFAGRTRPSLHPIFWEHEGNRAVRQGPWKLVARHNQPWELYNVETDRTEHHNLAAQEPERVQAMAALYEAWAKRCHVVPPEQLPRERPIPAAGT